GATACTCCTGGCCCCTGATACCGGACTTCCAGTACTTGTGGCCCCCATCGCTCAAAGAAGGTCAACCGAATGGGGTGGTAGCCAGCCGATAGTTGAACGCTGCCCGACTTCTCTTGGGCTTCGGCTCGGCGGCCATCGTTGTTGATAATCTCGCGGCCATCCAGGTAGAAGTTGCTACCATCGTTGGCATTCACATAAAAGGTGTACTCACCCGCTTGCTCAATTAGTAGGTACGCTTCATAGACAAAGCCCATAGTGTAAAGTTTTCCAATAGCGGGGTCAAAGGTAAAGTTTGATAGGGTCCCTTGACTGGTGGGGGTAAGTTGGTCAAAATTGGGAAGAGCAGGCCACTCGCCCACGTAGTAGCTATAGTATACACCTGGTTCGCCTATATCGGCAGTAGGTGGAGTGGGTGATCCAGGTGCCCCGGGCGATGGGGAAGCATTATCTTCCGTTGTTACTTCATAAGATATTGCTGATGAGGTAGTTATTTCCCCTTCGTCATCCTGCGCTCTCGCTTGAATCTGATACGTCCCGGCTGGAACTGATGGCCAAGTGTAGGTAACGAATCCTTGTTCAATTGAAACAGACTGCTCATCAACTTGCTTTCCGTCCACCCAAAAAGAAGTTTTTGTGATTCTGCCATCGCTATCACTAACTTCGGCTACTAAAGTAATATCATCTCCTGCTACGTAAGCAGCATCTGATGGTTGAATAAGTTGTACAACTGGTGGGTCGTTATACGTAGGGCTAGCCGATGCTTCTGTTTTCTTTAGGAAGAAAGCAAGTTTGGCCACAGGTGAGCTGTACTCAATATTTAGTACGCCATCGTTAACGGTTACGGTACGCTCTACAGAAAAGGAGTGTTCCCCTCCTGAAAACGCGTGACCATCCAGACTATTAATAATTTGATTATTTTCGACCTCTACGGAGATACCGCCGCTTCTCATTTCAGATGTTTTGCTGAAAATGAAGGTAATTTGGTATCCGCCATTGTCTACTGGAATTGCGTACGACTGGTTATTATCAGTAGTACGAAACGGAGTAGTAGAGAAGGCGTTGTATGAGAATAGTAGATAAACTACTAATAAAGTAAATAGGCGCACTGCCGACGTACGCGATAGTGGGGTTTTTGTGGTATTTCTCCAAACATTCGTCTTCATCAATTGAAAAATTTAGTGTTGATCTTGTTTCCTTAGCGTCAGTAGGTCTGTCGCTTTCGGACACTAGCATCACAAAAACCGTAGCCTAGTAGGCCAGATTTATTCCCAATTGATTCAGAATGCTGTTATTGTAATAATTTAATAAATTGCAGTTATTACTGCTATTTGTATTTCGTGTGAATTAAAATATATACAGTTTGAATTGACTCATTCCGATAAAAAATCGTGTCAATTTATATTTTTTATGTATCAATATGATTATATATAGATAAATTGTACTAATCTAAGTAATAAAAATAATTGCACTTAAAAAATATGCTACGGTGTTATATTTTATGAGAAACGTTCACTAAAAAGTAATATCTACTGGTTTTCGTCTGAATACTCTCAAGATTGAATAAATTTTTTAACAAAAATTTATTCTAAAAAGGTATGTGATTTTATCGAAAACCTGAAAAACGAATAATTGTACTTATTAAAGATTTTGCCAAATCCTATTATTTTGAATATTTACCAAGCGACTTTCTCATTTGGATAAGCGTTTTATATAAAATTGAATCAGTTATTATGTTTGAGCAACACATTACTCCTCGGTTCTCAGAAACTGACGCACTTGGGCATATCAATAATACGGTGGTTCCCGTATGGTTTGAGCAAGCCCGGCGACCTGTTTTTAAGCTGTTTACTCCTGATTTAGATCCCGGTAAATGGCGTTTAATTATCGCTCGGATAGAAGTGGATTTTGTAGGCGAACTGCACTACGGCACTGACGTGGTAATTCGTACTTCGGTAGACAATGTTGGAAATACCTCTTTTCGGGTAGCGCAAGAAGTTTGGCAGCAGGGTAAGGTACGAGTAAAAGGTCTTGCTACCTTAGTGCATTACGACTACCAAACCCAACGATCAAAGCCAATTCCAGACTATATACGAGAGCAATTAGCCCAGCACAGAAGTGAGTAGGCTCAGTACTAGTTGTCGGAGACATCCAAAGTTTTCGTAAAAATACGCTTCTGTACTATTGGAATCTGGAAACTTCGCGAGTCTTTTTAGGTGCCCCGGAACACCGACCACATAGATTCGTCTAGAACCAGTAGCTTCGTATCCGGTTATGTTTTGAGCCACATTCTTTTATGAGCTAAACAATCGGTAGGTTAGCTATATTACTTTTGAAAGCGCAAACCCTGCCTAACCTTATTTACCATGTCTGTGAAAATTCCTGAAGTACATCATCTAAAATCCTGGGTAGACGAACATCGCCACCTACTAAAACCGCCAGTTGGTAATGCCCAAGTCTACCAACAAACGAAAGATTTTATCATTATGATTGTGGGTGGGCCAAATTCTCGCAAAGACTTTCATTATAACGAAACCGAAGAATTCTTTTATCAGCTAGAAGGTGATATTACGCTAAAAGTACGAGAAGAGGGTAGAACCCGGGACATTACCATTCACGAAGGGGAAATATTCTTGCTACCCGCCAAAGTACCGCATAGTCCACGCCGCCCGGCTAATACTATTGGGATGGTTATTGAAAAAATTCGCACTTCTGATCACACCGATGGTTTATTATGGTTTTGTGAGAATTGCGGAAATAAGTTGTATGAAGAGTATTTTCCACTAGAAGATATTGTAAAGCAACTACCGCCTATCATCAACAAATTTCATAATTCGCTAGAACTGCGAACTTGCGATAACTGCGGTACCGTGATGGATGTCCCTGAGTAATGAATAATGACTGATGAGTAATGATTAATAAGTTCTGCATCAATCATCGCTCATTAATCATTACATATCGTTTAGACTCCAATCGTATTCGTAGTAGGTTACGCGATAGGAGGTAGGGATTGTAGTGCTGCGATATTTGTTTAAGAACTCAATGATCGTTTGACCACCCTTCGTAAAGTCCTTCTCGTACCAATCAAATATTTTAGATACCGCTACTTGGTTAGCACTTGATTTCACTTGAACAAATTCGTTATTATTCACTGATTTTTTAGTACGCTCAGCTAGTTGTTTATCGAGCTGATCAGGAACGTAAGCGAAGCTAGCGAGGGGTGGACAACTTTTGGCAGCACAGGCCACTGCAAAGTGAATACGAGGATCGCCGTAAGGCAACACAATCTTCTTAATTTCTAGAAAGTTTAGTGTCATTTTCTCACCCGCAATTTTATGATCTACTTGGTCGAAGAAGCCACTTTTGTTCAAAGGAGACTTAAGGGGATAATATTTAGCTACTTGGTAAATCACCGCTAGGTTGTAAGCATTAATATAAAAAGCCTTTTTTTCTGTATTCGTTGCCTGAGACAGGTTCATTTCGCCAATTTGCTGGTAGAGTGATTCTATTTGGGCGAAGTTCTTTTTTACCCCTGTGTAATTTACGTTACCCTTCATCACCCATTGGTTTAAGAATTTATCGGCATCAGCAAAAAAAGTAGCAAGCGTTTTAGCGGGCACGTCAAGAGTAGTCGCTAGAAGTAAGATAGTAAGCACATATTTCATAATAACCTTCTTAGTATTTGTACTTTTTAAATATTGGATTTAATTACAGGCGTTTATAATTTATTATTGCCTTGCTCACACTCCGTTTGTTACTGGCTATTGTGCACAAAAAAGCCCAAACCTTTAGGTTGGGCTACATAAGAGCTTCAGGGTGTAGTTTATCAGTATAGCAGTTTATTGCTCGTTGAGTGCCCAACTGTACTCGTAGTACCCAACTTTGTATGACTCAGGTATTTTCTCAGTACGATACTGATTGATATATTGCAAAACTGATGCCTGATTCT
This region of Tunicatimonas pelagia genomic DNA includes:
- a CDS encoding acyl-CoA thioesterase — its product is MFEQHITPRFSETDALGHINNTVVPVWFEQARRPVFKLFTPDLDPGKWRLIIARIEVDFVGELHYGTDVVIRTSVDNVGNTSFRVAQEVWQQGKVRVKGLATLVHYDYQTQRSKPIPDYIREQLAQHRSE
- a CDS encoding 3-hydroxyanthranilate 3,4-dioxygenase; translation: MSVKIPEVHHLKSWVDEHRHLLKPPVGNAQVYQQTKDFIIMIVGGPNSRKDFHYNETEEFFYQLEGDITLKVREEGRTRDITIHEGEIFLLPAKVPHSPRRPANTIGMVIEKIRTSDHTDGLLWFCENCGNKLYEEYFPLEDIVKQLPPIINKFHNSLELRTCDNCGTVMDVPE
- a CDS encoding DUF547 domain-containing protein, translated to MKYVLTILLLATTLDVPAKTLATFFADADKFLNQWVMKGNVNYTGVKKNFAQIESLYQQIGEMNLSQATNTEKKAFYINAYNLAVIYQVAKYYPLKSPLNKSGFFDQVDHKIAGEKMTLNFLEIKKIVLPYGDPRIHFAVACAAKSCPPLASFAYVPDQLDKQLAERTKKSVNNNEFVQVKSSANQVAVSKIFDWYEKDFTKGGQTIIEFLNKYRSTTIPTSYRVTYYEYDWSLNDM